One segment of Tamlana crocina DNA contains the following:
- the pta gene encoding phosphate acetyltransferase, translating to MSKGIYVATLEPNSGKSVIVLGLMRMLLGKTAKVGYFRPIIEDTEDGEMDNHISTVISHFEIDLNYKKTFAFTRNEVLNLYNKGKAGDVIDEIIKKYKYLEEHFDFVLVEGTDFSHENSSIELDINLLISKNLGLPVIIVCQGDGKTVSEVVDHVQLAHDAFKEEVDVLSIMANKINPEDISSLKTLLKSRINEDTDINVIPKIGSLASPTIKEIVKTLNGELLFGKDMINNQAESYSVGAMQLRNYLIHLKENALVITPGDRADIILGALQANISKNYPKISGIVLTGGLIPEDPILRLIEGLSSVVPIISVKSGTFSTTNTIGKIKSRIYAENIEKINTSIETFEKHINTDKLANDLITHKSGIFTPRMFQYNLLQRALKDKKHIVLPEGYDERVLRAAARLIHAHVVDLTLIGEKDKIREIIEKQDIPLNLEDVNVVSPTHSPHFEDYVNTFYELRKHKNVNLDMARDAMADVSYFATMMIHKGHADGMVSGAVHTTAHTLRPALQFIKTKPGVNIVSSVFFMCLEDRVSIFGDCAINPNPNAEQLAEIAISSAQTALNFGVEPKVAMLSYSSGTSGKGEDVDKVRQATRIAKEKAPELKIEGPIQYDAAVDIRIGRSKLPDSEVAGQASVLIFPDLNTGNNTYKAVQRETGALAIGPMLQGLNKPVNDLSRGCTADDIYSTVIITAIQAQDL from the coding sequence ATGAGTAAAGGAATTTATGTAGCCACACTAGAGCCCAACAGCGGAAAATCGGTAATTGTTCTGGGCTTAATGCGCATGCTTTTGGGCAAAACGGCCAAAGTAGGCTATTTTAGGCCCATTATTGAGGACACCGAAGATGGCGAAATGGACAACCATATAAGCACCGTTATTTCCCATTTTGAAATTGACCTCAACTACAAAAAAACCTTTGCTTTTACGCGAAACGAAGTATTAAACCTTTATAATAAAGGTAAAGCTGGCGATGTTATCGACGAAATCATTAAAAAATACAAATATCTTGAAGAGCATTTTGATTTTGTTTTGGTTGAAGGCACCGACTTCTCCCATGAAAACTCCAGTATAGAGCTAGATATCAACTTGCTGATTTCAAAAAACCTGGGACTTCCCGTTATTATTGTTTGCCAAGGCGACGGCAAAACGGTATCCGAAGTTGTTGACCACGTACAATTGGCGCACGATGCTTTTAAAGAAGAGGTGGACGTGCTTTCCATAATGGCCAACAAAATAAACCCTGAAGATATTTCGTCTTTAAAAACTCTTTTGAAGTCAAGAATTAACGAAGACACCGATATTAACGTTATTCCAAAAATTGGCAGTTTGGCCAGCCCAACCATCAAAGAAATCGTAAAAACACTTAACGGCGAACTCCTTTTTGGCAAGGACATGATTAACAACCAAGCCGAAAGCTATAGTGTTGGTGCTATGCAATTGCGCAACTACTTAATCCACCTCAAAGAAAATGCCTTAGTCATTACACCTGGCGATCGTGCCGATATTATTTTAGGAGCACTTCAAGCCAATATTTCTAAAAACTATCCTAAAATATCAGGTATCGTTTTAACTGGTGGATTGATTCCGGAAGATCCTATTTTACGCCTCATTGAAGGACTTTCAAGTGTAGTGCCCATCATTAGTGTAAAAAGCGGTACGTTTTCAACTACCAATACCATCGGAAAAATAAAATCGAGGATTTACGCCGAAAACATCGAAAAGATAAACACCTCTATTGAAACTTTCGAAAAACATATTAATACCGATAAATTAGCTAACGATCTCATTACACACAAATCGGGTATTTTTACTCCGAGAATGTTCCAATACAATCTGCTTCAACGAGCTTTAAAAGACAAAAAGCACATTGTTTTACCCGAAGGCTACGACGAGCGTGTTTTGCGAGCCGCTGCAAGATTAATACATGCACACGTGGTCGATTTAACCTTAATCGGTGAAAAGGATAAAATTAGAGAAATCATAGAAAAACAAGATATCCCATTAAATTTAGAAGACGTTAATGTGGTATCTCCCACCCATTCTCCTCATTTTGAAGACTACGTTAACACCTTTTATGAGCTCAGAAAACATAAAAACGTAAACCTAGACATGGCCAGAGATGCCATGGCCGATGTATCTTACTTTGCCACTATGATGATTCATAAAGGGCATGCCGACGGTATGGTATCGGGTGCTGTGCATACCACCGCCCACACTTTACGTCCGGCTTTACAGTTTATAAAAACCAAACCTGGTGTAAATATTGTTTCTTCGGTATTCTTCATGTGCTTGGAAGACCGCGTATCTATTTTTGGCGATTGCGCCATCAACCCTAACCCCAATGCCGAACAGCTAGCAGAAATTGCAATTTCTTCAGCGCAAACGGCACTAAATTTTGGAGTAGAACCCAAAGTGGCCATGTTATCGTATTCTTCGGGCACATCTGGAAAAGGGGAAGATGTTGATAAAGTGCGTCAAGCCACACGAATAGCTAAAGAAAAAGCCCCCGAACTAAAAATTGAAGGCCCCATTCAGTATGATGCGGCTGTTGATATACGCATTGGCAGAAGCAAACTTCCAGACTCTGAAGTTGCCGGACAAGCCAGTGTTTTAATTTTTCCAGACCTTAACACCGGGAACAACACCTATAAAGCCGTGCAACGAGAAACTGGGGCATTGGCCATTGGCCCTATGCTGCAAGGCCTTAACAAACCCGTCAACGATTTAAGCCGTGGCTGTACGGCAGATGACATTTACAGCACCGTAATTATAACCGCTATTCAAGCCCAAGATCTCTAA
- a CDS encoding prephenate dehydrogenase, producing the protein MKNIYAIGVGLIGGSLAIDIKKNDPSVVIHGVSRKESTLDEALRLKLIDKKATLDDIEHADLVIISIPVDATVKLLPTILDKIPDTALVVDAGSTKVDICRAVENHPKRRNFLAMHPIAGTEHSGPSAAMEGLFVGKTNIVCEVEKTTFKLQEKALKLFTDIGMRIRYMNPEAHDKHIAYVSHLSHISSFMLGKTVIEKEKNERDIFDMAGSGFASTVRLAKSSPEMWTPIFRQNKTNVIETLDEYISNLSHFKEMMEQDDFEGVFNEMKNTNHIKDILNGIH; encoded by the coding sequence ATGAAAAATATATACGCAATAGGAGTTGGATTAATAGGCGGAAGCTTGGCTATCGACATCAAAAAGAATGACCCCAGTGTGGTGATTCACGGTGTGAGCAGAAAAGAGTCGACGCTCGATGAAGCTTTGCGACTAAAGCTAATCGATAAAAAAGCAACTTTAGATGATATCGAGCATGCCGATTTGGTCATCATCTCCATTCCTGTTGACGCCACTGTAAAATTGTTGCCAACAATTTTGGATAAAATCCCAGATACTGCGTTGGTGGTCGATGCGGGGTCAACAAAAGTTGATATTTGCAGGGCGGTGGAGAATCATCCAAAACGTAGAAACTTTTTGGCGATGCATCCCATAGCAGGAACGGAGCATTCGGGACCAAGTGCAGCCATGGAAGGCCTTTTTGTTGGAAAGACCAATATAGTTTGCGAGGTAGAAAAAACCACTTTCAAACTACAGGAAAAGGCATTGAAGTTGTTCACCGATATCGGAATGCGCATCCGTTACATGAACCCAGAAGCACACGATAAACATATCGCTTACGTGTCGCACCTATCGCATATCAGTTCGTTTATGTTGGGCAAAACGGTGATTGAAAAGGAAAAAAACGAACGCGATATTTTCGATATGGCGGGAAGTGGATTTGCATCAACGGTGCGTTTGGCAAAAAGTTCGCCCGAAATGTGGACGCCGATTTTCCGACAGAATAAAACGAACGTTATTGAAACGTTAGACGAGTACATCTCCAACCTGTCGCATTTTAAGGAGATGATGGAACAAGATGATTTTGAAGGCGTTTTTAACGAAATGAAAAACACAAATCATATAAAAGATATTTTAAACGGAATACATTAA
- a CDS encoding bifunctional 3-deoxy-7-phosphoheptulonate synthase/chorismate mutase type II, with product MENTKEMRAWLDDLKLDHPLVVAGPCSAETEEQVLKIAHELKDTDVNYFRAGIWKPRTRPGNFEGVGALGLKWLQKVKAETGMKVCTEVANAAHVKLALEHDIDMLWIGARSTVSPFIMQEIADALEGTDKPVLIKNPVNPDLSLWLGGIERIYSSGVKNIGAIHRGFSTYEKTKYRNNPEWQLAIEFQNKFPDIPLINDPSHITGKRDMIFDVSQTALDLNFDGLMIETHYDPDNAWSDASQQVTPQALVQIMKDLKIRKETDSEADYNKALGLLRAQIDVVDNQIIDLLGKRMKAADGIGTLKKEKNVAVLQSKRWNEILGKMVLEGEQHGLSEEFILKMFKAIHQESINHQEKIING from the coding sequence ATGGAAAACACAAAAGAAATGAGAGCATGGTTAGATGATTTAAAACTAGATCATCCATTAGTAGTAGCAGGACCATGTAGCGCCGAAACCGAAGAGCAGGTTTTAAAAATAGCCCACGAGCTAAAAGATACCGATGTAAACTATTTTAGAGCTGGTATCTGGAAACCAAGAACCCGCCCAGGAAACTTTGAAGGCGTTGGAGCATTAGGATTGAAGTGGTTGCAAAAAGTAAAGGCCGAAACTGGTATGAAAGTATGTACCGAGGTGGCTAATGCAGCACATGTAAAATTGGCTTTAGAGCACGATATCGATATGCTTTGGATTGGAGCGCGTTCAACCGTGAGCCCTTTCATTATGCAAGAAATCGCCGATGCGCTTGAAGGTACCGATAAGCCTGTATTAATCAAGAACCCAGTAAACCCAGATCTGTCTTTGTGGTTGGGAGGTATTGAAAGAATCTACTCTTCGGGAGTTAAAAATATTGGAGCGATCCACAGAGGATTCTCTACTTACGAAAAAACCAAATACAGAAACAACCCAGAATGGCAATTGGCTATCGAGTTTCAAAATAAATTCCCAGACATTCCTTTAATTAACGATCCGTCGCACATTACAGGAAAACGCGATATGATATTTGATGTGTCGCAAACGGCATTGGATTTGAATTTCGATGGATTAATGATTGAAACCCACTACGATCCAGATAATGCTTGGAGTGATGCTTCACAGCAGGTAACACCACAAGCATTGGTTCAAATCATGAAAGATTTGAAAATTAGAAAAGAGACTGATTCTGAAGCAGACTACAATAAAGCTTTAGGGCTTTTAAGAGCGCAGATTGATGTGGTTGATAACCAAATTATTGATTTGTTAGGTAAACGAATGAAAGCAGCCGATGGCATTGGAACTCTTAAAAAAGAGAAAAACGTAGCGGTTTTACAGTCTAAGCGTTGGAACGAAATTTTAGGTAAAATGGTATTGGAAGGTGAGCAGCACGGTTTAAGTGAAGAGTTCATTTTAAAAATGTTCAAAGCCATTCACCAAGAATCTATCAATCACCAAGAGAAGATTATTAACGGATAA
- the dtd gene encoding D-aminoacyl-tRNA deacylase, translating into MKVVIQRVTKASVTIEGQKVASINKGLLILLGIVNEDTTEDIKWLSNKIANLRIFNDENGVMNQSIKETNGDAIAVSQFTLYAATKKGNRPSYIKAANPDVAIPLYEAFVKQLESDLGKTVQTGEFGADMKVELLNDGPVTIIIDSKNKE; encoded by the coding sequence ATGAAAGTAGTTATACAAAGAGTAACAAAAGCCAGCGTTACCATTGAAGGGCAAAAAGTAGCTTCAATCAACAAAGGGTTATTGATCTTATTGGGAATAGTAAACGAAGATACAACCGAAGACATCAAATGGCTATCGAACAAAATAGCGAATCTCCGTATTTTTAATGACGAAAACGGGGTGATGAACCAATCTATTAAAGAAACCAACGGAGATGCCATTGCGGTGAGTCAGTTTACACTGTATGCGGCCACCAAAAAAGGCAATCGTCCTAGTTATATAAAAGCGGCCAATCCCGATGTGGCCATTCCGCTGTACGAGGCCTTTGTAAAACAACTTGAATCCGATTTGGGCAAAACCGTGCAAACGGGAGAATTTGGTGCAGATATGAAAGTGGAACTTTTAAACGACGGTCCTGTAACCATCATTATCGATTCTAAAAATAAAGAATAA
- the gldA gene encoding gliding motility-associated ABC transporter ATP-binding subunit GldA, translating to MSIEVVGVSKLYGKQKALNNVSFTIEKPEIVGFLGPNGAGKSTMMKILTTYLNADTGKTKVNGHDVSQNTKQVQQSVGYLPEHNPLYLDLFIKEYLTFNANIYGVGKNRIEEVIELTGLTPEAHKKIGQLSKGYRQRVGLANALLHDPDVLILDEPTTGLDPNQLIDIRNLIKSIGKTKTVFLSTHIMQEVEAMCDRVIIINKGEIVADKKLKDLRDEKEQVVIVEFDYRVEDAFLLNLPKVKQVANTYGFVYEITFKTAEDMRSHVFDFAHDNQLKILQLNQKNASLESLFRDLTSN from the coding sequence ATGTCTATTGAAGTCGTTGGCGTTTCAAAACTGTACGGAAAACAAAAAGCGTTGAACAATGTATCCTTTACGATTGAAAAACCAGAAATAGTGGGTTTTTTAGGGCCTAACGGCGCTGGAAAATCGACTATGATGAAAATTTTGACCACTTACCTAAATGCTGATACGGGAAAAACCAAGGTAAATGGCCACGATGTAAGCCAAAATACCAAACAAGTTCAGCAAAGTGTGGGCTACTTACCGGAGCACAATCCGCTTTATTTAGATTTATTTATAAAAGAGTACTTAACGTTTAACGCGAATATTTACGGCGTGGGCAAAAACCGCATAGAAGAGGTTATTGAACTCACCGGACTTACTCCCGAGGCCCATAAAAAAATTGGTCAGCTTTCAAAAGGCTATCGCCAGCGGGTAGGTTTGGCAAATGCATTGTTGCACGATCCTGATGTATTGATTTTAGATGAACCCACCACAGGACTTGACCCAAACCAACTTATCGATATTAGGAATTTGATAAAATCCATCGGAAAAACAAAAACCGTTTTCCTTTCTACCCATATTATGCAGGAAGTCGAGGCCATGTGCGACCGCGTTATCATTATAAACAAAGGTGAAATTGTGGCCGACAAAAAACTGAAAGATTTACGCGACGAAAAAGAGCAAGTGGTAATTGTAGAGTTCGATTATCGGGTTGAGGATGCCTTTTTGCTAAATCTACCTAAAGTAAAACAAGTAGCGAACACCTATGGGTTTGTTTACGAAATCACTTTTAAAACCGCAGAAGATATGCGCTCGCATGTTTTTGATTTTGCACACGACAACCAATTAAAAATTCTTCAGCTCAATCAAAAAAACGCAAGCCTAGAGTCGCTTTTTAGAGATTTAACTTCCAACTAA
- a CDS encoding nucleotide pyrophosphohydrolase: MEIKNAQIVVDDWIKNHGVRYFNELTNMAQLTEEVGEVARIIARRYGEQSEKESDKDKDLGEELADVLFVVLCLANQTGVDLQAAFDKRMDKKAKRDHDRHHNNQKLK; this comes from the coding sequence ATGGAGATTAAAAACGCACAAATAGTAGTTGACGATTGGATTAAAAACCATGGCGTTCGTTACTTCAACGAACTCACCAACATGGCTCAGCTTACCGAAGAAGTGGGCGAAGTGGCGCGAATTATCGCGCGGCGTTACGGCGAGCAAAGTGAAAAGGAAAGCGACAAAGACAAAGATTTAGGTGAAGAACTGGCCGATGTACTTTTCGTGGTGCTGTGCCTGGCCAACCAAACGGGAGTAGATCTTCAGGCTGCTTTCGATAAGCGAATGGACAAAAAAGCTAAACGCGACCACGATAGGCACCATAATAACCAGAAATTGAAATAA
- a CDS encoding aminotransferase class I/II-fold pyridoxal phosphate-dependent enzyme, with product MIEVANRLQTVEEYYFSKKLREVNLLIANGKPVINLGIGSPDLQPPQKVIDAIMDSFKNPSAHKYQSYQGLPELRDAMAKFYKLNFSVNLSQATEILPLMGSKEGIMHISMAYLNEGDEVLIPNPGYPTYQSVTKLVGAKGVLYELDEANNWLPDFEALEKQDLSKVKLMWVNYPHMPTGANPTETLFEDLVAFAKRNNILIVNDNPYSFILNNSPKSILSVEGAKEVCLELNSLSKTFNMAGWRVGMVVGDSTHISNILKVKSNMDSGMFYGIQKGAIEALKCSNMWFATLNNVYQERRQLVWKLADALNCTYDKNASGLFVWAKLPAYLKSEEFIDLVLKDNHIFITPGTIFGTKGEGYIRFSLCAPTEVLEEAIERVS from the coding sequence ATGATAGAGGTAGCTAACAGGTTACAGACCGTTGAGGAATACTACTTTTCTAAAAAGTTGAGGGAAGTAAATTTGCTGATTGCAAACGGTAAGCCCGTAATCAATTTAGGTATTGGTAGCCCCGATTTACAACCACCACAAAAGGTGATTGATGCGATAATGGACAGTTTTAAAAACCCTTCCGCACACAAATACCAAAGCTACCAAGGTTTACCGGAGTTGAGGGATGCCATGGCCAAATTCTACAAACTGAACTTTTCGGTGAATTTAAGTCAGGCTACCGAAATACTGCCTTTAATGGGCAGCAAGGAAGGCATCATGCACATTTCCATGGCTTATTTAAATGAAGGCGATGAGGTGTTGATTCCTAATCCGGGATACCCCACTTACCAATCGGTAACGAAATTGGTGGGAGCCAAAGGTGTTTTGTATGAATTGGACGAAGCCAATAATTGGCTGCCCGATTTCGAAGCTTTGGAAAAACAAGATTTAAGCAAAGTGAAGTTGATGTGGGTAAATTACCCGCACATGCCAACGGGCGCCAACCCCACCGAAACCTTGTTTGAAGATTTAGTGGCTTTTGCGAAGCGTAACAATATTTTAATTGTAAACGATAACCCGTATAGTTTCATTTTGAACAATTCGCCAAAAAGCATTTTAAGTGTTGAAGGCGCCAAAGAGGTTTGTTTAGAGCTTAATTCGTTGAGCAAAACCTTCAATATGGCTGGGTGGCGTGTAGGTATGGTGGTTGGCGATAGCACCCATATCAGCAATATTTTAAAAGTAAAAAGTAATATGGACTCGGGTATGTTTTACGGCATACAAAAAGGAGCGATTGAGGCTTTAAAATGTTCAAACATGTGGTTTGCCACGTTGAACAATGTGTACCAAGAGCGTCGTCAATTGGTTTGGAAACTGGCCGATGCACTTAATTGCACCTACGACAAAAATGCCTCTGGGTTATTTGTTTGGGCCAAGTTGCCAGCATACTTAAAGTCTGAAGAATTTATAGATTTGGTGTTAAAGGATAACCACATTTTTATTACACCGGGAACTATTTTCGGAACAAAAGGCGAGGGCTATATTAGGTTTTCGTTATGTGCCCCAACCGAAGTTTTGGAAGAAGCTATTGAAAGAGTAAGTTAA
- a CDS encoding prephenate dehydratase: protein MIKKVAIQGIKGSFHHIVSQQFFENPVDCIDCLTFDRVVDSLITAESDAAVMALENSIAGSIIPNYALIDKFKLHIVGEHYLDIQHNLMAWPGQRIDDIKEVYSHPMALLQCKEFFKQYPHIKLVEDKDTAEVAERIRKQELKGIGAIASVTAAEIFELDILAHSIQTIKHNETRFVIVKRVNSEVPENEINKASVKFEANHKRGSLAAILNVMSDCRLNLTKIQSLPIVETPWKYAFFVDVTFETYNDFKKAKSLIDIMAEGFKVLGEYKNAKL from the coding sequence GTGATAAAAAAGGTGGCCATACAGGGTATTAAAGGGTCTTTTCATCATATTGTGTCGCAGCAATTTTTTGAAAATCCGGTAGACTGTATCGATTGTTTAACCTTCGATAGGGTAGTGGATTCTTTAATAACGGCTGAAAGCGATGCGGCGGTAATGGCGCTTGAAAATTCTATTGCAGGCTCGATAATACCAAACTATGCCCTTATCGATAAGTTTAAGTTGCATATTGTTGGTGAGCATTATTTGGATATTCAGCATAATTTAATGGCGTGGCCGGGGCAAAGGATAGACGATATTAAAGAAGTGTATTCGCACCCTATGGCGTTGTTGCAGTGTAAGGAGTTTTTTAAACAGTATCCGCACATTAAATTGGTTGAGGATAAGGATACCGCTGAAGTGGCCGAACGCATCCGAAAGCAGGAATTAAAAGGCATCGGTGCCATTGCCAGCGTCACCGCAGCAGAGATTTTCGAGTTGGATATTTTGGCTCACAGCATTCAAACCATAAAGCACAACGAAACCCGTTTTGTAATTGTAAAACGTGTAAATTCTGAAGTGCCCGAAAACGAAATCAATAAAGCGTCGGTTAAGTTCGAGGCCAACCACAAACGAGGTAGTTTAGCGGCTATTTTAAACGTAATGAGCGATTGCCGATTGAATTTAACCAAAATCCAATCGTTACCCATTGTTGAAACCCCTTGGAAATACGCCTTTTTTGTTGATGTAACATTCGAAACGTACAACGATTTCAAAAAAGCAAAATCGTTGATAGATATAATGGCCGAAGGCTTTAAAGTTTTAGGTGAATATAAAAACGCCAAGTTATGA
- a CDS encoding metal-dependent hydrolase — MASVFGHGAVGFTLAKILDNKNSKWLLLAAIFSTILPDFDVIGFQLGIHYEHLLGHRGFTHSIVFALIWALILMFSFGKNNRALWFTIIFLSTLSHGLLSAMTSGERVLGA; from the coding sequence ATGGCTTCTGTTTTTGGGCACGGTGCGGTTGGTTTTACTTTGGCCAAAATATTGGACAATAAAAATTCCAAATGGTTGCTACTGGCCGCAATATTTTCAACCATTCTTCCAGATTTTGATGTTATCGGTTTTCAATTGGGCATCCATTACGAGCACCTTTTAGGGCATCGCGGGTTTACCCATTCCATTGTTTTTGCCTTGATTTGGGCTCTCATTCTCATGTTTTCCTTTGGAAAAAATAATAGGGCATTGTGGTTTACCATTATTTTTCTATCTACATTATCGCACGGTTTATTGAGTGCGATGACTTCAGGGGAAAGGGTGTTGGGGGCTTAA
- the rsgA gene encoding ribosome small subunit-dependent GTPase A, with product MTGRVYKSTGSWYTVKTELGKTYECRIKGKFRIKGIKSTNPIAVGDVVDFELEVDNNQESGIIHHIQDRKNYIVRKSVNLSKQTHVIAANLDMVFLMITINNPPTLTSFIDRFLVTAEAYSVKTVLLFNKIDAYDQDTLDEVRYLAHVYRKIGYECIGVSAKTGKNVDKVKALMQDKVSMFSGHSGVGKSTLVNAIEPNLNLKTKEISSQHMQGQHTTTFAEMFDLSFGAKIIDTPGIKGFGIVDMDKEEVGDYFPEFFALKQDCKFNNCLHINEPKCAVKNALEEGEIEYTRYRSYLQIIEGEDEHYRTDIWDKE from the coding sequence ATGACGGGACGCGTTTATAAATCTACAGGAAGTTGGTACACGGTAAAAACCGAGTTGGGTAAAACGTACGAGTGCCGCATAAAAGGAAAATTCCGCATAAAAGGTATAAAAAGCACCAATCCCATTGCTGTTGGTGATGTAGTAGATTTTGAGTTGGAAGTGGACAACAACCAAGAATCTGGCATTATCCATCACATTCAAGACCGAAAAAATTATATCGTCCGCAAATCGGTGAACCTGTCCAAACAAACCCACGTTATTGCTGCTAATTTGGATATGGTTTTTTTGATGATAACCATAAACAATCCGCCCACCTTAACCAGTTTTATTGACCGATTTTTGGTCACGGCCGAAGCTTATTCAGTAAAAACCGTTTTGCTCTTCAATAAAATAGACGCCTACGATCAAGACACTCTAGATGAAGTGCGTTATTTGGCGCATGTTTACAGAAAAATTGGCTATGAGTGTATTGGGGTTTCGGCTAAAACAGGAAAAAATGTCGATAAGGTAAAAGCCTTGATGCAGGATAAAGTGAGCATGTTTTCAGGGCATTCGGGTGTGGGGAAATCGACCTTGGTCAATGCCATTGAACCCAATTTAAACTTAAAGACCAAAGAAATTTCGTCCCAACATATGCAAGGGCAACATACTACAACCTTTGCCGAAATGTTCGATTTAAGTTTCGGAGCCAAAATTATCGATACGCCAGGTATAAAAGGATTTGGCATTGTGGATATGGACAAAGAAGAAGTGGGCGATTATTTTCCAGAGTTTTTTGCACTAAAGCAAGATTGTAAATTCAACAATTGTTTGCACATCAACGAACCCAAGTGTGCTGTTAAAAATGCCTTGGAAGAAGGCGAAATAGAATACACTAGATACCGCAGTTATTTGCAGATTATTGAAGGCGAAGACGAACATTACAGAACTGATATTTGGGATAAAGAATAA
- a CDS encoding 3-phosphoshikimate 1-carboxyvinyltransferase, whose product MNITLHKSEITNRQSEVTITGSKSESNRLLLLQALYPEFKLENVSNSDDSNLMTNALSSEEKIVDIHHAGTAMRFLTAYFSIQEGRETILTGSKRMKERPIKILVEALKELGADISYEENEGYPPIKLQGKKLTKNKVSLQANVSSQYISALLLIASKLENGIELTLQGEITSVPYIKMTLALLDEIGIESSFIGNTIIVKPTTNNQQPKTLTVESDWSSASYYFSIVALCQPSTEITLSSYKEHSLQGDSSLVEIYKHFGVSTIFNGNSMTLKKEGNEVKPLALDLVNAPDIAQTIAVTCFALGISCDLTGLHTLKIKETDRLVALKTEIEKLGGEVEITDKSLHLSASKTIKEMVPIATYNDHRMAMAFAPLALKTNLIIEDAMVVSKSYPTFWDDLESIGFQISK is encoded by the coding sequence ATGAATATCACTCTTCATAAATCCGAAATCACAAACCGTCAATCTGAAGTTACCATAACGGGCTCAAAAAGCGAATCGAACCGATTGTTGCTTTTGCAGGCTTTGTATCCAGAGTTTAAACTCGAAAATGTTTCAAATTCTGATGATAGTAACTTAATGACCAACGCACTGTCTTCCGAAGAAAAAATAGTCGATATCCACCATGCCGGGACGGCCATGCGTTTTTTAACGGCTTATTTTTCTATTCAGGAAGGTCGCGAAACCATTTTAACAGGCTCCAAACGCATGAAAGAACGCCCTATTAAAATTTTGGTTGAGGCTTTAAAAGAATTGGGTGCAGACATCAGTTACGAAGAAAACGAAGGGTATCCACCTATAAAACTTCAAGGTAAAAAGCTGACTAAAAATAAAGTGTCCTTACAAGCCAATGTGAGCAGCCAGTACATTTCGGCCTTGTTGCTAATTGCTTCGAAATTAGAAAATGGCATTGAGCTAACCCTTCAAGGCGAAATCACTTCAGTACCATACATTAAAATGACTTTAGCTTTGTTGGATGAAATTGGAATAGAATCCTCATTTATTGGCAATACTATTATAGTAAAACCAACAACCAACAACCAGCAACCAAAAACTTTAACAGTTGAATCAGACTGGTCATCAGCATCCTACTATTTCAGCATTGTGGCGCTTTGCCAACCCAGTACGGAAATTACCTTGTCGTCGTACAAAGAACATTCACTTCAGGGCGATTCATCGTTGGTAGAAATTTATAAGCATTTTGGGGTGTCCACCATTTTTAATGGTAATTCCATGACCTTGAAAAAGGAGGGAAATGAAGTAAAGCCATTGGCATTAGATTTGGTTAACGCACCCGATATCGCGCAAACCATCGCGGTAACTTGTTTTGCTTTGGGAATATCTTGCGATTTAACCGGGCTTCATACTCTAAAAATAAAAGAAACTGATAGGTTGGTGGCTTTAAAAACTGAAATTGAAAAATTAGGAGGTGAGGTTGAAATTACCGATAAATCCCTGCACCTTTCAGCTTCAAAAACCATTAAAGAAATGGTGCCCATCGCCACTTATAACGACCACAGAATGGCTATGGCTTTTGCACCTTTGGCGTTAAAAACCAATTTAATTATTGAAGATGCCATGGTGGTTTCAAAATCCTATCCTACGTTTTGGGATGATTTAGAGTCTATAGGTTTCCAAATTAGCAAATAA